A region of the Deltaproteobacteria bacterium genome:
TGGAAAGGGGATATCAATACAACCTTTCGAGAATTCACCATGATAAATTATATGACCGGGAAGGCCGGGAGAGAAAAGCCAGGACCGCCGCGGCGGTGCTGAGCGACTTTCTGAGCAACGACCTCAGCGGCCTGACGGTCCTGGATGTGGGATCATCCACAGGCATCGTGGGCAGCTATCTGTCTGGCTTTTTTGGAAAGGTCATTGGTATTGACATTGACCGAGAGGCGGTTGAATTTGCCCGGCAGGCCTTTCCTAAGAGTAATTTAGAATTCCGCCTCGGGGACGCCGTGAATCTGGATTTTGAAGATCAAACCTTTAGCGTGGTTATCTGTATGCATGTCTATGAGCACGTCCCTGACGCTAACAAGCTCATTTCTGAGATTTACCGGGTCCTGAACCCGGGCGGCGTCTGCTATTTTGCCGCTGGCAATCGCCTCAACATCAATGAGGCCCATTATGAGCTCCCGTTTCTATCCGTAATCCCGAGACCCCTGGCGCACGTTTACATGAGGCTGGCTGGCAAAGGGAATTATTACTATGAGAAGCATCTCAGTTACTGGGGACTCAAAAAGCTGGCCCGCCGCTTTGAAATAATAGACTATACCAAAAGGATCATCGAGGCCCCGGGGTTATTTCAGGCAGAGTACATGGTCAGACCGGGGACTATAACGGGAGCCCTGGCAAAAGCGGTGGCGCATTACGCCTTCTGGCTGTGCCCCAGCTACATCTGGCTGCTCAGAAAGCCGAATTATTAAGATGCCGCAAAAATCAGCCCTCCATCCTCCTGACTGAGGCCAGCAGGTCTATGACGCAAGAGACGGTCAATAATCAGCGCCCGCGCCGGCGGGTCACTTTAGCCCTCAGGGCGGCTCTCCTGATCGTGGTGCTGCTGTTCGTGGGCAGCGTGTTATACCGGTCAATCCTTGAGGTTGACTGGTCTATCGTGGTCATCCGGCCCGGGCTGATCGTGTCCGGCGCGATGATCATCCTGGCCGCAAGCCTGGTCGGTTCACGGCTTTATCAAGGTGTTTACCGTCGGCTCGGCTCAAACCTGTCATTAAGCCAGGCCTTTGTACTGCTCACCGTGCCGCCATTAGGCAAATACCTTCCGGGCAAGGTCCTTTCCATGGCCGGGCACGCCGCCCTGGCCAGGTCCTTTAGCATACCGATCAGGGTCAGCGGCTCGGCCATTGTCTTGATCATGGGACTGGGTCTGGCCGCGGCCACCCTGCTCGGCCTGGTGCTGGTAACGATCCAGGCTCACCGGCGCCTGGACTGGGAATTTCTTCAGTTTGGCCTGCCGGTCGGCGCGGCTTTAATAGTCATGCTTATCCTGCTTCACCCGGCCATCTACTGGCGCGTTGTGAACTTTGCCTTACGCCTCTTAAGGCAGCCGCGGCTTGAGGTAAATCTCAGCCTGGGGAAGATGATGGGGCTGTTTTTCGGGTTTCTGATTCAGCTTGGTCTGTATATCTGCGGCGCATCGGTTATGGTGCTGGGGATTGTGGAAATGCCTTCTCTGGTTCTGCCCACCATCATCGGGGCATCTTGTCTGGCCAGCGTGGCCGGTTTTGTGGCCGTATTCGCCCCGGCCGGTATCGGCGTGTACGAGGGGATTTTATTGGTGATGCTCACGCCGGTCATCGGGGCCGGGGCCGCCGGGATCGTGGCCATTCTGATGAGGCTGGCTCAAACCGCGGCCGATCTGTCTTTAGCGGCCGCCGGTCTGATAACGCTGCAATGGCTAAGGCGCAGGCGAAACGGCTGAACCGGATTTATGACTTACCTTAAGTGGCGGTTGTAGTCCATGTCGAACCACATGCCAAAGAAAAGCGTCTGAAGGCCGCTGATGAGCGTAAAAGACAGGACCATGGCGTTAATGTCAGGGATATCCCCGGTGAGGACCCAGACGTAAAACAGGCGTATCGTCAGGGGAAAGCTCAAGATAAGTAAGACGAAGGAGAGGAGATAAAAGAATATCAGAGGGTGAAAGTCCCTGATGACGTATTTGAAGAAGAACCGCCGCCAGAAGCCTTTGAACAGGACCCACACGATCTTTGGAATAACCCGCGACAGCTTGATGCCGGACTGCTCGCCCACGTTATAAACAGGCCTGGTTTGCACATCCCGCACCCGGAAGTCGTACTGATTCAGCCTTATCAAGAGATCGTTGGGCTGCCCGTACCGTTTGTACATCTTATCCCAGTCAATCGTAAGCAGGGCCTTGGCGTTGATGGCCGTGTATCCCGACTGGGAGTCTGCCACATGCCAGTAGCCTGATGACATTTTCGTGAGCAGGGAAAGGAAGGCGTTGCCAAAGTACCTTACCTTGGGGATCTTGGCGTAAGCCTCGCCAGTAAAGAGCCTGTTCCCTTTGGCATAGTCCACGCCCTCATTCACCACCGGATCGAGTAGCGCGGGCAGGTCAAGGGGGTCCATCTGGCCGTCGCCGGCCATGACCACCGCAATGTCAATCCCATTGTCCCTGGCCCATTTATAACCGCTGGCAATGGCGCCACCCACGCCCTGATTGATCTGGTGCT
Encoded here:
- a CDS encoding flippase-like domain-containing protein produces the protein MTQETVNNQRPRRRVTLALRAALLIVVLLFVGSVLYRSILEVDWSIVVIRPGLIVSGAMIILAASLVGSRLYQGVYRRLGSNLSLSQAFVLLTVPPLGKYLPGKVLSMAGHAALARSFSIPIRVSGSAIVLIMGLGLAAATLLGLVLVTIQAHRRLDWEFLQFGLPVGAALIVMLILLHPAIYWRVVNFALRLLRQPRLEVNLSLGKMMGLFFGFLIQLGLYICGASVMVLGIVEMPSLVLPTIIGASCLASVAGFVAVFAPAGIGVYEGILLVMLTPVIGAGAAGIVAILMRLAQTAADLSLAAAGLITLQWLRRRRNG
- a CDS encoding glycosyltransferase codes for the protein MYKDHSICAVIPAYNEASQLGKVIETMPDYIDQLVVIDDASQDGTALAVKKYQAHNEKIILIEHQINQGVGGAIASGYKWARDNGIDIAVVMAGDGQMDPLDLPALLDPVVNEGVDYAKGNRLFTGEAYAKIPKVRYFGNAFLSLLTKMSSGYWHVADSQSGYTAINAKALLTIDWDKMYKRYGQPNDLLIRLNQYDFRVRDVQTRPVYNVGEQSGIKLSRVIPKIVWVLFKGFWRRFFFKYVIRDFHPLIFFYLLSFVLLILSFPLTIRLFYVWVLTGDIPDINAMVLSFTLISGLQTLFFGMWFDMDYNRHLR
- a CDS encoding class I SAM-dependent methyltransferase, producing MERGYQYNLSRIHHDKLYDREGRERKARTAAAVLSDFLSNDLSGLTVLDVGSSTGIVGSYLSGFFGKVIGIDIDREAVEFARQAFPKSNLEFRLGDAVNLDFEDQTFSVVICMHVYEHVPDANKLISEIYRVLNPGGVCYFAAGNRLNINEAHYELPFLSVIPRPLAHVYMRLAGKGNYYYEKHLSYWGLKKLARRFEIIDYTKRIIEAPGLFQAEYMVRPGTITGALAKAVAHYAFWLCPSYIWLLRKPNY